The window TGAATGCAGTTAAACGATATTTAATTAATCCAATACCCATTGTTTGTGCAGCGGTTTCACTATTTTTAATTGATAATAATGCTCTACCTGTTGCTGAGTGAATTAAATTGTGGATGATAATCATCCCCAAGACAATGAATACGGCTGAGAAAATTAATGCATCTTCTGCTTTTAACACATACCCGAATAATTCTAAAGGTCTTCGATTTGGATTAATTAAGAAACCAGCCGTTGTCCCTGAAGCATATTCGCTAAAGTTTTTAATAACTTCAACAACAATCTGACTTAATCCCATCGTAACAATCGCTAAATACATACCTGAGATTCTTAAACTTACAAATCCAAATAATAATGAAACAATAATTGAAATAATAATTGCTAGTACAATCGCAACTAATAGTTGTTGGTTCATATACTTATAGAAGTAATGTAATGCAAATGAACCAATACCTACGAATGCCCCTGTACCTAGTGATGCCAATCCACCATATCCTAGTAACAAGGCAAATCCTAAACCAGCTAAGAAATAATAACTTGTTTGAACGATTGCACTGAAGTTTGTAACTGACATTGAACTACTTAATGCGCGAACAACTAATAAGACAATCCCTACAAACACAAATTGCATTTGAGGTTTCTTAAGAATTGGTTTTACTCTGTCTTCGATAAATCTGTTCATTATACTTTCTTCACTTTCTTCTTACCAAATATTCCAACAGGCTTAATTAATACAGCCACCATAATAAGAATATAGATAACAGTATTACTCCATTGAGCTAGATTAAATTTAATTAAGAATGCAGGAATCGCGCTACGTCCTAAATTCATAATTAACAATCCACCTAATGGTCCAAAGAATGTATCAAACCCACCTAGGATTGATGCATAGAATGAATCTACTTGAACCTGAACCATCGAAACAGCATTTAAAGTACCAATACCTGCTGTATATGTAATTGCAGATAAAGCACCTAATGCACCAGCGATTGCCCAGCTTAATGCGTTAATTCTATTTGTATTAATACCCATTAAACTTGCAACTCTTTCATTTGAGGCAACACTTCTTACACCTAAGCCCCATTTAGTAAATCTAAGTAGTAAAAAGATTCCTACAATAACAACTGTTGAAATCAAGAGTGTTACTAATTGATGAACTGGTAATGCAATACCAGCAAACTGAATTGTCTTTGATGAAAACTGGAAACTATTTCTTCTTTGTGTTCCAAATATAATTGGAATTAACCCTGTGATTATAATCACAAGCCCCATTGTGATAATTTGTTTAGTTGCTGCGTTTGTAAATTTTGATTTCCTAAAGATAACCGCATCAATGAAAAAACCTACAACAAATGAAACAGCAATCCCTGCAATCATTGGTAAGACCAGTTGCCATGGACTTGTAATTACCACAGAAGGTAATCCAGTAAATTCTTGAATACCTTGTTTATCGATTAAATAACTTGTTGTAAATGCTCCTAAGACACCTAACATCCCTTGGGCAAAGTTTGTTGTAGAACTTGTCTTGTAAATTAAGACGATCCCAAACGTCGCTAAAGCTAAATAGCCAAATGAGATTAAGGCTGGCACTATAATATTTAATACATCCTGAACAATAGCCATTTTATTCCTCCTTTGGCCAATCAATTATTTACTCCCCATTTATAAATATGTTCAAATGTGAATATTTATTCATCTATATATTAACAATTAAAAAATGACTTGTCAACGGATTTTCGCAATTTTATGAAAACGCATACATTATTTTGTGCTAACGATTTATTTTTTTCTTATGTCTTGTTAAATTTTACCGTTTGATATAAACTATTTAAAAGGAGGTATAGAATGGAAAACAGTTCAATCACTTTACCAAAAACAAAAACAGGTTATAAATCATTCAACAAAATCATCGAAGTTTCGAAGAAACTGTTCGCAAGTAACGGTTATAGCAGTACTTCTATCAATGAAATCATTGCTCAAGCTGAAATTGCAACTGGAACATTCTATAATTACTTTGAAGACAAAAAAGCGGTTTACATCTACTTGCTTCAAGATTATGGACAAAAAATTAAACAACGTACACGTGAAGTTTTAGAAAATTCAAATACTAGATATGAAATCGAAAGAGCCGGTTTAAAAGCCTTTATCAAATTTACAATTGAAGATCCACTAAGTTATAAAATTATCTGGGAATCACTCTTTGTAGATGAACATTTATTCGAGAGTTATTATAAAGACTTCTCAATTTCCTATATGAAGCAATTAGCTAAGAGCCAAATTAAAAATGAAGTTGATCAAGACATCGACTTAGAAACTCTTTCTTATGTTTTAATGGGAATCGCAAACTTCATTGGTTTACAAGTTCAGTTTAAACATAATGCGACTGATCATGATATTGAACGTATCATTGATAATGTAATGTATATTCTTAAAAATGGTATGTTTGGAAAAAAATAATTGATAACTATAAAAAAATAAAACACCTTTCGGTGTTTTTTTTACATTTGTTGAATAAATGCGTCAAATACATCTTTTGTGATAATCGCGTCTGTTCTTGCGTTATGTACTTGAACTAACGAATCATCAGCATCATAATATTTTTTATATGCATCAAATAATTTAATGTCATTTTGTAAATTGAAATAGTCTTTGTGAAGTTTTAATAGATCAATAAAATCTTTTTCTTCAGTCACTGGTTGCATATCATTAATAACATATCCAAGATTAATTGCTTGAATATCATTTTTACCCCATACAACAATCTTTGGTTGATACTTTTCCATTAGTTTCTTTAAATCATGATAGAAAACATGATAAGGTTTAGCTTTACCAAAGAATTCAATTTCATCTAAATTTAAGAACTTAATTGTTCTTTTATTAATTGCTTCTTCATTATTTGGTAAAACATAATACCCCATATCTTCATAAACTTTACCATTTATGTCTGATAAAATAAATCCAACTTGAATGATTTCTGGTGTAAACTTGGTTTGTTTATAACCAGGCATACTCATTTCACAATCTAAGAATAAGAAATATTGATGTTGTGTTAAAACTTCCTTCATATCTTTTCTTAATTCTTTTAAGTTATAAATTTCTTTTTTCGGATTTAATGATGTAATGGTATTAAAGTAAATAACTGGATAAACAAAGTATGTTGTATCTCCATGTTTTTTAATTGTTTTATTTCCAACCTCAAAATCAACCAACATTCCTTTTTCTAGTACACCAAAGAATGTTTTGGCAAGACGATTAGAAAGGTAAAAAGCCTCTTTCTTACCATTAACAATACAGTAAAAGAGACGTTTTTTGACACTAATATTTGTAATAAATAGTTTCATGAAATACCTTCCTTAATTGCTTTAATTACTTTATCAGGTAAGCCAATTTCTCTTAACTCATCATTACTTGCCGCTTTAATTGCATCCAGTGATGAGAATTTAATTAACAATTTCTTTTTACGTTCTTTTCCTAATCCAGGAATGTTATCTAAAACTGATGAATAATCTTTTCTATTCTTCGTATCTTTATGGAATGAAATTGTAAATCTATGAACTTCTTCTGATAGTTTTCCTAAAAATTGATACAGGCCACCTTTTTTATCTAACATGGTTACTTCTTCATTTAAGACATAACCTTCTAATTGGTGGAATGTGTTTTTCTTTAATCCCAAGACTGGGATATCTAAGTTTAATTGTTTTAAAGTTTCAAGCGCTCTTGAAACTTGTCCTTTACCACCATCAACACAAATTAAATCAGGCATTGCCTGTTTTTCAATGAGTAGACGTTGATATCTTCTATAAATAACTTCTTCAATTGCTTGGTAGTCATCATTTGTTGTTGTTTGTAGATGGAATTTACGATACATCTTTCTTTCTAAGTGATTGTCTTTCCATACAATCATGCCTGAAATTGGTGCTGTACCAAATAAATGCGCATTATCAAACACTTCAATGTGTTCTACTTTTCTACCTACAATATTAGAAAGTTCAATTAATTGTTCGTTTAGTTTTTCTGATTTTGCACGATATAGTTTAAAGTAGTGATTTAAATCTTCAACTGCATTAATATGTGCTAAATCAATTAGACGTTTCTTATCACCTTTTTTAGGTTGAACAACTCTACCATCAAAATAATGATTTAATGTTTCTTCGTCAATTTGTTGGTCAAAAACTAATTCATCTGGTAATAAGAACTTATCATAAAAATTAACTAAGTATGATAAGAATGTTTCTTTAGGATCATCCATAAATGAAATAACATTTTGATGACTATCTAAGATTCTACCTTGACGCATCATCAAGATATGGATAGCAATATCATCTTCATTACAAGCAAATGAAACAAAGTCTCTGTCTTTAAAGTCATTGAGTGAAATGATTTGTTTTTGGGTTGTTTCCTCAACTGCACGAATCATATCACGATATTCCATTGCTTTTTCAAACTCTAAAGTTTCTGATGCTTCTTTCATTCTTGCCTTTAAAACACTTAAAACTTCTTTTGTATCTCCCTTTAAAAATTTAGTAATCTTTTCAATATTTTCAGAATAGTCCACATGTTCATGTGCACATGGTCCTAAACATAAACCTAAATGATAATACATACAAGGTTTCTTACTAATCGGATTACATCTTCTTAATGGATATAGTTTTTGTAAAAGTTTTAAAGTCTCTTTAGCTGAAATAACATTCGGATAGGGTCCAAATAAAATCTTATCTTTATCTACACTTGTATAACGAGATACGACTAGCATTGGATCTTTTTCATTGGTGATTTCTATATATGGATAACTCTTATCATCAATTAAACGAATATTATAAAGTGGTGCATATTTTTTGATTAAGTTAAACTCCAAGATTAAAGACTCTTGTTCAGAGTTGGTTACAATATAATTAAAATCTCTAATTTCTGAAACTAGTTTTTCAGTCTTCGCATTGTGTGCACCACTGAAATAAGATTTTACACGATTCTTTAAATTTTTAGCTTTCCCAACATAGATGACGTCACCTTTTTCATTAAGCATTAAGTAACATCCTGGACTTGTTGGCAGTAGTGCTAACTTTTCTTTCATTAAATCACCATTTATATTATAACTCAAAAGAAAAATATCACGTTCATTCTTCGAACGTGATATCAACCTTACCCTTAATAATTTCTTCTAATGCCTGACCAACTGTGGTTACTGATTTAGCATCAACATCTAAACGTTCACTTTGAATAATATGTGCAACTTTGCTAGCTGCATATACTAATTTATACTTAGAATCAATCTTATCTAATAAAGCATCGATTGATGGATATCTTAAACCTTCTTTATTTTGTTTCATGTTATTACTCCTCTAACATCTTCTTATAATTATTGATAGTTCTTTCAGTTCTTGCATGTTCTGCACGAATGATTGCCATGATTCTATCTGCAGCGTTGTTTACCTCATCGTTAACAACAATATAATCATATTTGTATGCTAAGTCAAATTCTTTTTCAGCTTTTGCGAAACGTTTGTCAATTAAAGCTTTATCTTCCGTTCCACGTTTACTTAAACGTTCATATAAAGCCTTCTTTGAAGGTGGTGCGATAAATATAAATACTGCATCTTTTGTCTTTTCACGAACTTGAAGTGCACCTTCAACTTCGATTTCTAAAACGACTTCCTTACCATTATCTAAAGCTTCTTCAACTTTATCTTTTGGTGTTCCGTAATAATTTCCGACGAATTCAGCATACTCTAAGAATTGATCATTTTCTATATTCTTTTGGAAAGTTTCTCTATCCACGAAATAGTAATCTTTTCCATCTACCTCGCCTGGTCTTGGTTGTCTTGTTGTCATTGAAACAGAATAAACTAAATTATGGTTTTTCATCTCGAATAATGCACGGCGAACTGTACCTTTGCCGACACCAGATGGTCCTGAAATTACAATGAGCAATCCTCTTTGATTTAACTTCATATAGATCTCCTAAGTCTTTGCTTAATTTATTATATAATATAATAACTTTTATGTAAATATTTTCATTAACTTTCATGATATTATTATGTATGAGGTGTTTTTTATGGCATTAGATGGTGTATATACTCATTTCCTAGTTAATGAGTTAAATGAGAAAATAAGTAAATCAAGACTTGAAAGTATTTGGTCAAATCAGACTTCGTTTATCTTTCAGTTCTATAGACAAAAAGAGCGTCAATATTTAAACATTAATTTGAATGCTAGTTTCGCTAGTTGTTATTTAACTAATAACCCCCATGCTAAGGGTGAAATTGCCAGTTTCACGAATCAGCTTAAAAAGCACTTAGAAGGCGGTATTCTAGAGGAAATTAAGCAATATAAGTCCGACCGCGTCATCATTTTTTACTTCACTTATTACGACTTTATTTTAGGCCCTATTAAGAAAGAAATAATCTTTGAAGCAATGGGTAGACACGCTAATTTATACCTAATAGAAAACAATAAAATCGTTGATGTTTATAAGAAAACATTCGTCATTGATGGTAGACATTTAGTACCAAATGCTGAGTTTGAATTCTTTAATACTGACAAACTTGATGCCAAAGAATATACATTTAATCCACTCTTAACCCCTAAAGAACTTACTGAAAAGTACTTAGGAATTTCTTTAAGATTGGCTAAATTTTTATGTGAAAATCCCATAAATCCGTATGACATAAAAGTTAACCCTACCTACTCTAAATTAGAGAATAAAAGTTACTACTTCAATCTCTTTGAGGGAGAGGTTACTAATTATCATACATTAAGTGAGGCATTGGATGCTAGAATAATACAACAATCAAATCCAAAGACCCCATATTTCACATTTATTAAAAATCATCAAAAGAAGTTAGATAAAAAGTATGAACAACTTATTAAACAAAGAGAAAATGCTTACTTACACTTACAAGATAAAGATAAAGGCGATTTAATTTATCAAAGTAATTATGATTTGAATTTGAACTATAAAAAGATTGATGGTATTGATTTAGATGATCGTTATAGTTTATCTAAGAACGCTCAAATTTTTTATAAGAACTATCAAAAAGCAAAGCGTTCTTTAACATTTATTAATACTGAAATTAATGGTGTTTTAGAACAAAAACAAATTTTTGATAATTATCAATTTGAATTAGAAAAATCTGATGAGCAAGAACTTCAAGACTTTAAAGAAATCTTAATTCCTTATGGATTTATGAAACAATCTTTAAAGAAACAGCATAAACAAAACAAACATAAAGTTAAACTTTTAACCATTAAAGATAGTGAAGCTACTTATACTATTGGTAAGAATAGTTTACAAAATGGTTACTTAATGAATGAGCTAGGAAAACCAAATGATTATTGGTTCCACGTTAAAGATGCTCCTGGTTCACATCTACTCGTTCGTTGTGAAGAATTAAGTGAACATGTCTTAAGAAAGGCATCAATGCTTGCTGCGCACTTCTCTTCATTAGCAGAATCAAGTAGTATCCCTGTTAATTACACTAGATTTAAATATGTATCAAAAATGAGTGGAAAACCCGCAAGTTTTGTGAAAATCAAGAATGAGAAAACAATCTATATTGATATTGATAAAGATTTAATTACAACCTACCTTTTCAAGGCTTAAGATTTGATAAAAAGCATCAAATAGAGTAAGATAAACTTGTAGAAAATATTAGGAGGAATTAAATATTATGGCATATGAATTAAAACCATTACCTTACGCATACGATGCGTTAGAACCATTTATTGATGCAAGAACAATGGAAATCCACCATTCAAAACATCATCAAGCATACATCACAAACTTAAATGCAGCATTAGCTAAATACCCAGAAATCAAAGCTGAAACAATGGATGATTTAGTAGCAATCTTAAAAGATTTATCTAAATTACCAGCAGATATCCAAGGTGCTGTTAGAAATAATGGTGGCGGACACTTCAACCACGATTTATTCTGGTCATTATTAAAGAAAAATGATGGTGCTAAACCTACTGGTAAATTAATGGATGCAATCGTTAAAGACTTCGGTTCATTCGAAACTTTCCAAGAACAATTCTCAAACGCTGCGAAAACTCGTTTCGGTTCAGGTTGGGCTTGGTTAATTAAGAAAGATGGTAAGTTAGTAGTAACTTCTACTCCTAACCAAGATACTCCATTAGCTGAAGGAACTCCTTTATTAGGTTTAGACGTTTGGGAACATGCTTATTACTTAAACTATCAAAACAGACGTCCTGATTATGTAGCTGCATTCTTTAATGTAGTTAACTGGGCTAAAGTTGAAGAACTTTTCAATAAGTAATTAATAAAACATCCTTCGGGATGTTTTTTTTATATCAAAAAAGAAAAGAAGGTATGATTGATTTCATACCTTCTTATTTTTAAACTAAACAACGCCTCTTACAACTGTTGATAATGTAATTGAATATGTATCATTTGTTGGAGTTATTACTGTGATTGTGTAAGTAACTACTGTATCTTCAGCTGGAACAGAAATAATTCTACCTTGATTATTTAAGATTGCAGGATTATTTGATGTTAATGATATAGTGTATCCACTATAATTCTTAAGCATGTTATATTCTGCTTCTACCATCATATAGAATTTTTCTAGGTTTCCAGATTCTAGCATTGTTCTTGGACAAGCTTTACCTGAGAAGTGATTATGGAAGACTAATCTATCAAGTCTTAAATCATTTTCTACTAATAACTTAGCAGCTAATTTCGCAGTTCTTTGCCATGTCAACCAAACGTCAGAACCTCTATTTACAGCCATCTCAATACCAATACCGTTTTGATTACCACCACGCATACCAATTTTTCTACCAAAGTTTGAGTTTTGATACATTCTTGGTAAATGATACGTTCCATCATCAGCAACAACCGCACGAATACCCATATCCGAAATATCTGCATTTGTTGCGCGTGAATTATCTGCCTTCATTGGAGCTAAGATAGTTGTTGCAACTCCATCAATTGTAAAGTAACCTTCTGCGTTAATTTCAACAAGTGGGAACATTCTAGTGGCAACAATTCCTGTTGGATCAAAAATTGTTTGAACAGATCCATCACCAGCGTGTAATCCTATTAAATTATTTTCAATTTGTTGGTAGAATCCATCATTACCAACCGTATAATGCCATGATGATGAAGTATTTGTTGGGTTTGTAGCCCAGTTAGAGTTGGCTTGACCGCCAGCTCCAGCAGATGTATTTGCTGTATCATGGATAACAATCCACTCTAATTTTTGAATTTCAGTTGAACGGTAATTTGCATTTGTTGTTGGAATCATATTACGAGTAATTGTCATACCACTGAATAAGTATGGACTTACTGACTCAGCAATTAAGTGATCATAATCTAACGAACCATCATCTGAACCAATATATTTAATGGTTTGGGCTTCAATAATACCTAAGTTATGATTAACGAAGTATTGAAGTAATTCGTGTAATTCTTCTGCATAAACTGTAACTTCAAGTTCAAATGCAGGATCATCACCTAATTTAACCGTTACAACTGCAATACCTTCAGATAAAGCAGTTATTAAACCATTTTCATCTATTGTTAAAATTTCTGGATTATTAGTTTCAAATGTTATTGCCTTATCTGTTCCATACTTAATAGCTGTTAATTGGAAAGTTTCGCCTATTAACACAGATGGAGTTCCTTCAAATGTAACTTCTACTCTTTCTCTTGCTAATACTTCAAGTTCCATTGTGTCTAAGACTTCTGGGTTAGCTTCTGATTTCACAGTAATTGTTACTAACCCTGCATTTTTAGCAAACACTTTACCTGTTGCATCCACTGTTGCAACTGTTTCATCTGAAGACGTATAAACTAACTTTTTATTTGTTGCGTTTTCAGGACCAAATGTAACTTGTAATTGATATTCTTCTAACTCAATTAATTCAGTTATTTTATTTGTAATTTGAACTTCTGCCATTGGAATAATTAACTTTTCATTATATTTAGGTAATGCTTCAAGCGATGTGTAATATCCTTCATACATATCAACATTTACTAATTTAGCTAATGTAGGCACAAAATCTACCTCTGATGCATAGAAATTATATCTTGCATCAAAGTTAGCATCAGATGGTGCACTAAAGTAATAACTGAATGGAATATTGATCAAATGGTTATAATTCGCAATAATTTGTGTACCTGGTTTTGCTTGTTCTACTCTTAAAGCTGAATAGATATAATCACCCGCAACGCTTGTTGTTTGTAAATCTGCTTTATTAAAATTAAATAAAATTGTTGATTTTGTTACTGCAGTATCTGCTTGGAATCTAATTCTTACTGCAGTTGTTCTGATATTTTGGAAATCATTATTAACAATTCTTGCATCTAAGTTACTATATTTTGTAATAAAGATTGCTGCTTGACCAGCATCTTTGAATGTGTTGCTGTAAACAAATAAATCTCCTGTTAAACCAACACCGGTTTCATTACTATAGTTTGTACCTGTAATTCTAATCACATCTGTAAATGAACCAAATGATGATTCAAAATAGTTATTAACAACATACACGTTTTCAATATTTGATGCCATTAATGCACGTGGCGCAGATGAACCCGTATATTTAAATTCACTGTTTAACACATAAACATTCTTACTTACGGTTGTATTTGTTAATCCCACTAACTTAATCACACCTTCTGGGTTTGAACCAGATATAAACGTTAATGAACTTAATACTTTATTATAGTTAAAGAATAAACCATCAATTTGTCCTGGCGTTGTTACTCTTGCACTACCACTTAAGGTAAAACCATTAAGTGTTGTGTTCTTCACGTTATTCTCAATTGTAATTTGACCAGTTAAAACAGTTTCTGTAGTTCTCGTTTCATTAAAGATATCCACATTATAGTTTGCCCCTAATAACATGATGTCATCTTTATTTACTGTGAAGTTTTCAGCAAATGTAAATGGTCCAACATAAATTGCAGTACCTGGTGTTGCATGATCAATTGCTTCTTGAATCGTTTTAAATGCAGTTATTCCATTTTGGAATGATTGACCAATTGCACCAACATGTTCACCAATATCATCATCTAAGTTTGGATCAACATAGAATGTTGGTGTTTTTACTTTTGGAACATGGATACCTAAGAATAAATCAATTGGCTTTTCAAATACTCGGTATGGTGCTAAAAGATTTAAAATCTTAGTTGATAAGATTTCTGGATCAGTAATTTCATTTC of the Acholeplasma hippikon genome contains:
- a CDS encoding Ig-like domain-containing protein, producing MKKFFIMIALMLGVVTLVACNDPVDPTVSFKDKTVTLQVGQTYDVEVTVTEGFEVEYTIADPTVISFANGKVTALKVGSTTVTVTVKNTDVKDTLTVTVTEAPNPNVPVTSITLAGNTTGVVGGTITLTATILPANATDKTLTWSTSNASVATVANGVVTLVGAGTVTITAKNGLVTATHTITVSLPTVPTTSIEVSGQTTGLVGQTLTLTATVLPENASDKTVTWKTSDVMLATVTDGVVTLLKAGTVTITASQGNITKTHIITITDPVVLVTSVEITGEQVGVIGGTITLTATVLPENATDKTITWSSSDPTIATVNSGVVSLLKAGVVTITAKSGSVEDTISITVEEPQTIIVESIELSGSHSGVAGETITLTATVLPENATDKTITWSSSDETVATVNNGVVTLVKAGTVIITASHGEIAVEHEIEITGPEVLATIGQTTYPTFEAALAAAQSGDVILLETQEITQNFTMKSGVTLKSQVGATVIFKGVITLPTGTVNVTFDGLEFTAGAYISGPGSVDNFTFINNYVHDSTLPKTAFAPSNRIDVNAFIRFYTASGAQIIGTLTIDSNTFENMTSDIIAFSRTTNNKTVTITNNEFRNFPNSAIRVDGGYNAGTYIIRNNLFIHETPGENVNAILFRAYSADTGQQQFIYIEENTFINMGIVGGAISDDYGSAGTILFSTYNDRHSEIWIRYNTFEGGANAIHYRNRPAASAVLIGHFNFNTFNNVAGYYLYEAAGGSVKNDSDFNDNLFIDENGNEITDPEILSTKILNLLAPYRVFEKPIDLFLGIHVPKVKTPTFYVDPNLDDDIGEHVGAIGQSFQNGITAFKTIQEAIDHATPGTAIYVGPFTFAENFTVNKDDIMLLGANYNVDIFNETRTTETVLTGQITIENNVKNTTLNGFTLSGSARVTTPGQIDGLFFNYNKVLSSLTFISGSNPEGVIKLVGLTNTTVSKNVYVLNSEFKYTGSSAPRALMASNIENVYVVNNYFESSFGSFTDVIRITGTNYSNETGVGLTGDLFVYSNTFKDAGQAAIFITKYSNLDARIVNNDFQNIRTTAVRIRFQADTAVTKSTILFNFNKADLQTTSVAGDYIYSALRVEQAKPGTQIIANYNHLINIPFSYYFSAPSDANFDARYNFYASEVDFVPTLAKLVNVDMYEGYYTSLEALPKYNEKLIIPMAEVQITNKITELIELEEYQLQVTFGPENATNKKLVYTSSDETVATVDATGKVFAKNAGLVTITVKSEANPEVLDTMELEVLARERVEVTFEGTPSVLIGETFQLTAIKYGTDKAITFETNNPEILTIDENGLITALSEGIAVVTVKLGDDPAFELEVTVYAEELHELLQYFVNHNLGIIEAQTIKYIGSDDGSLDYDHLIAESVSPYLFSGMTITRNMIPTTNANYRSTEIQKLEWIVIHDTANTSAGAGGQANSNWATNPTNTSSSWHYTVGNDGFYQQIENNLIGLHAGDGSVQTIFDPTGIVATRMFPLVEINAEGYFTIDGVATTILAPMKADNSRATNADISDMGIRAVVADDGTYHLPRMYQNSNFGRKIGMRGGNQNGIGIEMAVNRGSDVWLTWQRTAKLAAKLLVENDLRLDRLVFHNHFSGKACPRTMLESGNLEKFYMMVEAEYNMLKNYSGYTISLTSNNPAILNNQGRIISVPAEDTVVTYTITVITPTNDTYSITLSTVVRGVV